A segment of the Pantoea sp. At-9b genome:
CGGCGCAGGCGAAAGGCGTGGTGTTGGGCGTTTACCATAACCGCCGTTTTGATTCCGATATGCAGACCCTGCATCAGCTGATTGAACAGCAGCGGCTGGGCAAACTTTGGCGACTGCATAATCGCATGGATCTTGACGAGCCTCAGACATTAGAAGGGGGCGCAACCGGCGGCCTGCTGCGTGATATGGGGAGCCACCTGGTGGACCAGGCGATGTGGCTGATGGGACCGGTCACCTCGGTGCTGGCGCATCTGGATATTGTTGAACGTCCGGAAGGGCCAACGGATGCCAGTTTTGTGCTGACGTTGACCCACCAAAGCGGCGCACACTCGTATATCTCCTCCAGTAAGATCAACCATCTTTCCTGCCGTGAACTGCGGCTGTATGGCGAGGCCGGTAGCTACGTGGCACAAGGTTCAGACGTGCAGGCGCGCGATATTTTTGCCGGGAAACGCCCGGTCAACGATCCCGCAGGCTGGGGTTTTGAACCGCCGGAACACTGGGGCACACTGCATACCGCCGCGGGCTATGAACGTATCCCGGCGGCGCAGGGGGCATACCATGATTATTACCAGACCTTTGCGGCAGCGGTGCGCCACGGTAGCGAACCGCCGGTAACCACCGAGCAGGCCATCCGTGTGCTGGAAGTGCTGGACGCGGCGTTTATCAGTGCACGCGAAGGGCGCATTGTTCAGATCTGACACCCTCCGTAGCGGCGCGATTTATCGCGCATGTTTTTCGCGATGCCAGGGCAACGGCGCGCGATAAATCGCGCCGCTACGGGTTATTCCACCTGCCAGCAGCGCACCGCGCGTTCTTCTGCCACTACCCGCAATGGCTGAGGGGTGCCACAAGCCTGCTGTGCCAGCGGGCAGCGATCGCGAAAATAGCAGCCGTCGGGTAACACACGGTTACCCGGCAAATCCGTTTTGCGTAACGCGATATGTTCCGCCAGCGGTTGATGGATGTCAGGCACTGAGGCCAGCAACAGCTGCGTATAGGGATGCTGTGGGCGCGTCAGGACCTGGTCTGCTTTGCCCAGTTCAACAATCTGCCCGAGATACATCACCGCCACGCGATCGCTCATATGACGCACCACTGAGACGTTATGCGAAATCAGTACGTAAGTCAGATTGCGCTGCTGCTGGAGCGTGACCAACAGATTGAGGATCTGCGCCTGTACCGAGATATCCAGCGCGGAGGTCGGTTCATCCAACACGATAATCTGCGGATTGGAGGAGAGGGCGCGGGCAATGGCGATTCGCTGGCGCTGCCCCCCGGAGAAGGCGTGCGGCAGGCGATCAAGGTATTCCGGGCGAATCCCCACCCGTTGCGCTAGCTCTGCTGCCAGCTGGCGGCGCGCCGCCGCTTTCATGCGCTGCTGAATCCACACTGGTTCGGTGATGATACGCCACACCGGTAAGCGCGGATCGAGTGATGACAGCGGGTCCTGAAACACCATTTGCATGGTGCCCGATGCGGGGGCGGCGCGCTGGCACTGGCCCTGCTGCGGTTGCAACATCCCCATCAATAGCTGGGCGAGGGTACTTTTGCCGCAACCCGATTCGCCGACAATACCCAGCGTTTCACCGCGTTTTAGCTGCAAATCGAGGCCATTCAGGGCATGGGCCTGTTCGGTGATACGCCCCAGCCAGTTGCGGCGCAGCGGGAAATTCACGTGCACATCGCGCAGTTCCAGCAGCATCTCAGACATAAGCGTTCTCCTGTTGCGGATACCAGCAGGCAGCGAACTGGCTGCCGCAGGGTTGCAGCGTGGGGGTTTCGCTACAACGCGGTCCGGCGGCGAAACAGCGTTCGCGAAACGCGCATCCGCTGGGGAGATGTGCCAGATTCGGCACAGTGCCTGGGATTGCGGGCAGCGTTGAGCGGGGTGCGCGTTGTTCCGGCGCACACTGCAACAATCCCTGGGTATAGGGGTGCACCGGATGGCGAATCAAATCCTGCGTGGCACCCTGTTCAATCACGCTGCCGGCGTACATCACATATAACCGGTCACACAACTGCGACACCACCGCCATATCGTGACTGATAAACAGCACCGAGGTGCCACTGGTGCGTGCCTTCTGTTTCAGCAGACGCAGCACCTGAAGTTGTACCGTGACATCCAGCGCGGTCGTGGGTTCATCGGCGATAATCAGCGTGGGATCACAGGAAAAGGCCAGCGCGA
Coding sequences within it:
- a CDS encoding Gfo/Idh/MocA family protein, whose product is MKVGLVGYGTGGQHFHAPFITAAEGLELAGIVARAPATKAKAQADFPDVPIYASLTELLAAGVDMVTITTPPQTRRELVLEAIAAGVAVVADKPFAPDAKTGRELAAAAQAKGVVLGVYHNRRFDSDMQTLHQLIEQQRLGKLWRLHNRMDLDEPQTLEGGATGGLLRDMGSHLVDQAMWLMGPVTSVLAHLDIVERPEGPTDASFVLTLTHQSGAHSYISSSKINHLSCRELRLYGEAGSYVAQGSDVQARDIFAGKRPVNDPAGWGFEPPEHWGTLHTAAGYERIPAAQGAYHDYYQTFAAAVRHGSEPPVTTEQAIRVLEVLDAAFISAREGRIVQI
- a CDS encoding ABC transporter ATP-binding protein, with the protein product MSEMLLELRDVHVNFPLRRNWLGRITEQAHALNGLDLQLKRGETLGIVGESGCGKSTLAQLLMGMLQPQQGQCQRAAPASGTMQMVFQDPLSSLDPRLPVWRIITEPVWIQQRMKAAARRQLAAELAQRVGIRPEYLDRLPHAFSGGQRQRIAIARALSSNPQIIVLDEPTSALDISVQAQILNLLVTLQQQRNLTYVLISHNVSVVRHMSDRVAVMYLGQIVELGKADQVLTRPQHPYTQLLLASVPDIHQPLAEHIALRKTDLPGNRVLPDGCYFRDRCPLAQQACGTPQPLRVVAEERAVRCWQVE